A genomic stretch from Gemmatimonadaceae bacterium includes:
- a CDS encoding phosphatase PAP2 family protein, which yields MPPLLTRLDARDRALFIRVALDANRTHPLRGFWTAITHVGGARGSIGICVLSVLLPSVTVAIAGRALVLLGLSHLVVHIVKRFAVRERPTVRLSLPALIRVPDCYSFPSGHACAAMTLAAAYAWAFPMMALPLLMLALLVGLSRVVLGAHYPGDVVVGQGIALLITCGVLALP from the coding sequence ATGCCACCGCTGCTGACTCGGCTCGATGCGCGCGATCGCGCGCTCTTCATCCGTGTTGCGCTTGACGCGAACCGGACGCATCCCCTGCGCGGTTTCTGGACCGCCATCACGCATGTCGGCGGCGCGCGGGGGTCCATCGGCATCTGTGTGCTGTCCGTGCTGCTCCCATCGGTCACCGTGGCCATCGCCGGACGCGCCCTCGTGCTCCTGGGTCTGTCGCACCTGGTGGTGCACATCGTCAAGCGGTTTGCCGTTCGGGAACGACCAACCGTCCGCCTGTCGTTGCCGGCACTGATTCGCGTTCCCGACTGCTATTCGTTCCCGAGTGGACACGCGTGCGCGGCCATGACGCTCGCCGCGGCGTATGCGTGGGCCTTTCCGATGATGGCGCTGCCGCTGTTGATGCTGGCCCTGCTGGTCGGCCTCTCACGCGTGGTCCTGGGCGCGCACTATCCGGGCGACGTGGTCGTGGGGCAGGGCATTGCGCTGTTGATCACCTGTGGCGTACTCGCCCTCCCGTGA